The Candidatus Poribacteria bacterium sequence GGCATCAGAAGTAGCCCAAAAAGTCACCGCAGCAGGGGTTCAACTGCATCCCAATCTGGATCACGCCGCAATCTTTTGTGACCCGCCGTATATTGTCGCAGGTCCATTAAAAAAACTCGGCTATGTCTCCGGTTGGGATGCCCGTTGTTATCCCTCGCCGGTAGATGAGTGCGACTATATCAACGTTTCGGCACAATTGCCAGAGGACAGTCTAGAGCGAAGAAACGGTTGGTTCGATTATGTCGCTGTTGTCCACCCGGTAGACAACCAAGCCTTAGACCACATGCTAAGTCAGGGTTACGGTAATCCGTTCATCCACCATTTGACATGGGGGATTGTTCCGCCGGAACGTGCAGGTACGAGCGATTTTGATTATGCGGGTCAGGTTGTGCGTTTTATGGTCAGCACCCGAACAGGGGACGAGCCCGGCACCCTGATTATTGCGTTGCCGCAGGAAGTGCTCGATCACCCTGAGTTTGCTGATACACTTCCGACATGGGTTGATGGAATAGAAACGGATCAGTATCAAGTCGAATCAATGCAGGGCGGTGGATTTCTAATTCAGTTTTTCGTATTGACAGGCGGAAGGATTGAAGTCGCATTGAGATCTGGGACAACACAGACGTTTAACCCGAAAAGTGTTCATAAGATCTCCAAAGATGAAATCAGTGCGATCCAAGATGATTCATAAACAGTAAAGGAACGGTTATATGAGCAAAGTAGTTCGAGTAACAGTATGGAATGAATATCGCCACGAAAAGACCAATGAGCAAATTGCACAGATCTACCCCGACGGCATGCACAACGCAATTGGAAATTATCTTAAAGAACAGCCGGGGTTTGCGGTGCACACCGCAACATTAGATGAGCCGGAACATGGGTTGACAGAAGCAGTCCTCTCCAATACGGATGTTTTAATCTGGTGGGGACACGGGGCGCATGGGGAGGTAGCGGACGAAGTTGTTGATAGAATGCACGTCCGCATTCTTGATGGCAATTCCAAGATTTTCACCAAACTGATGGGGACATCGTGCAGCCTCAAATGGCGTGAATCAGGCGAGAAGGAGCGGCTCTGGGTCATAGAGCATGGCCACCCAATCGTCGAAGGGATCGATGAATACTTTGAGATTGAGCACGCTGAGATGTATGGTGAGCCTTTCGATATTCCTGAACCGGACACACTGATTTTCGTCAGTTGGTTCCCCGGCGGTGAGGTATTCCGCAGTGGCTGTTGCTACCACCGCGGCAAGGGCAAGATATTTTATTTCCGTCCCGGACACGAAACCTACCCGATCTATCATAATCCGGACGTGCTACGCGTTATTGCTAATGCAGCAGGTTGGGCTGCGCCGGTTGATGGACCACAACCCGTTTTTGGAAACGCACAACCGATAGAAAGTCTATAGGGAATTACGATGGTTGTGAGGGATTAATGGAGGCTCCCTCCGGTAAAACCTGCACATCATAAATCTCCTCAACACCTGTCTCATACCT is a genomic window containing:
- a CDS encoding ThuA domain-containing protein; the encoded protein is MSKVVRVTVWNEYRHEKTNEQIAQIYPDGMHNAIGNYLKEQPGFAVHTATLDEPEHGLTEAVLSNTDVLIWWGHGAHGEVADEVVDRMHVRILDGNSKIFTKLMGTSCSLKWRESGEKERLWVIEHGHPIVEGIDEYFEIEHAEMYGEPFDIPEPDTLIFVSWFPGGEVFRSGCCYHRGKGKIFYFRPGHETYPIYHNPDVLRVIANAAGWAAPVDGPQPVFGNAQPIESL